Proteins co-encoded in one Inmirania thermothiophila genomic window:
- a CDS encoding host attachment protein yields MTRYCVIVAGQGCARFFELRPAEHPELESGPNLVETASLTNEDASGEVWSDPKSGRNRAPGGGGAHGYDDHREGHMAEFERRFARRIGETAARMLRRHPARLVLVAEKRMLGHLRQSLNGSAAGVTVQEVAKDLCRMAPMEIHERLAEDGLLPRRRPPAA; encoded by the coding sequence TTCTTCGAGCTGCGCCCGGCGGAGCACCCCGAGCTGGAGTCGGGCCCCAACCTCGTCGAGACCGCCAGCCTCACCAACGAGGACGCCTCCGGGGAGGTCTGGAGCGACCCCAAGAGCGGCCGCAACCGCGCCCCCGGCGGCGGCGGCGCCCACGGCTACGACGACCACCGCGAGGGCCACATGGCGGAGTTCGAGCGTCGCTTCGCGCGCCGCATCGGGGAGACCGCCGCCCGCATGCTGCGCCGGCATCCCGCGCGGCTCGTCCTGGTGGCGGAGAAGCGCATGCTGGGCCACCTGCGCCAGAGCCTCAACGGCAGCGCCGCCGGGGTGACCGTGCAGGAGGTGGCCAAGGACCTGTGCCGGATGGCGCCCATGGAGATCCACGAGCGCCTGGCCGAGGACGGCCTCCTGCCGCGGCGCCGGCCGCCCGCGGCGTAG
- a CDS encoding sigma-70 family RNA polymerase sigma factor, which translates to MTQNDEGDARARFEALVQSFSADLYRYAFWLCRNRDTAEELVQETFLRAWRSIDNLRDEKAAKGWLFTIVRREHARLYERKRLDMLDDPDFERVPGARGYDTSTEAFVLRRALAELPEDYREPLVLQVIGGYTAEEIGQMLGISAGAVMTRLFRARKKMRELLEGDAEASAEVKK; encoded by the coding sequence ATGACACAGAACGACGAGGGCGACGCGCGAGCCCGCTTCGAGGCGCTGGTCCAGAGCTTCTCCGCGGACCTCTACCGCTACGCCTTCTGGCTGTGCCGGAACCGCGACACCGCCGAGGAGCTCGTGCAGGAGACCTTCCTGCGCGCCTGGCGCTCCATCGACAACCTGCGCGACGAGAAGGCGGCCAAGGGCTGGCTCTTCACCATCGTGCGCAGGGAGCATGCGCGGCTCTACGAGCGCAAGCGCCTGGACATGCTGGACGACCCCGACTTCGAGCGCGTGCCGGGGGCGAGGGGCTACGACACCAGCACCGAGGCCTTCGTCCTGCGGCGGGCCCTCGCCGAGCTGCCCGAGGACTACCGCGAACCCCTCGTGCTGCAGGTGATCGGCGGCTACACCGCCGAGGAGATCGGCCAGATGCTGGGGATCTCGGCCGGCGCCGTGATGACACGGCTGTTCCGTGCGCGCAAGAAGATGCGGGAGCTGCTCGAGGGTGACGCCGAGGCTTCCGCAGAGGTGAAGAAATGA